A genomic region of Prochlorococcus marinus XMU1405 contains the following coding sequences:
- a CDS encoding glycosyltransferase family 2 protein, which translates to MKLVSIIITCFNSQDTIKRAINSALEQDWSNTEIIVIDDYSKDLSFNILREIASRESRISLLRNNSNLGYPASLNKAIKQAKGEYIAIFDDDDDNVSNRISLQVERILEFENNHSYPLTLCYSNRNVFKPGKSVYDHVAYAIGRKPPEPFGEEVADYLFGFPVDDKKTWGMFGSCTLMARKSVFEEIGNFDESFRRSAELDFAIRAAFKGTYFISVNKPLIGMHKTKGSDKAGNIPLIYSLKLRKKYIDYLKSRNFYFASILIAYSNFYLNKKNRIIGIIYRLFAFICSLNLLKNFLKRKFKNLKL; encoded by the coding sequence ATGAAATTAGTATCTATCATTATTACCTGCTTTAATTCTCAAGACACAATTAAAAGAGCTATTAATAGTGCATTAGAACAAGACTGGTCCAATACAGAAATAATAGTAATTGATGATTATTCCAAAGATTTATCTTTTAATATTTTAAGGGAAATAGCATCACGAGAATCTCGCATTTCTTTATTAAGGAATAATTCAAATTTAGGATATCCAGCATCATTAAATAAAGCCATAAAGCAAGCTAAAGGAGAATATATAGCGATTTTTGATGATGATGATGATAATGTATCAAATAGAATTTCTTTACAAGTAGAGCGTATTTTAGAATTTGAAAATAATCACTCTTACCCTCTTACACTATGTTATTCAAATAGAAATGTTTTTAAACCCGGCAAATCAGTTTACGACCATGTAGCTTACGCTATTGGAAGAAAACCACCTGAACCATTTGGAGAAGAAGTTGCAGATTATCTTTTTGGATTTCCAGTAGACGATAAAAAAACATGGGGCATGTTTGGAAGCTGCACTTTAATGGCCCGTAAAAGTGTTTTTGAGGAAATAGGAAACTTTGACGAATCATTTCGAAGATCCGCAGAGTTAGATTTTGCAATACGTGCTGCATTTAAAGGAACTTATTTTATATCTGTTAACAAACCATTAATTGGAATGCATAAAACAAAAGGTTCAGATAAAGCGGGAAATATACCACTTATTTACTCTCTTAAACTTCGCAAAAAATATATTGATTATCTCAAATCTCGTAATTTTTATTTTGCTTCGATCCTGATAGCATATTCTAACTTTTACCTTAATAAAAAAAACCGAATAATAGGAATTATTTATAGGTTATTTGCCTTTATATGTTCTCTAAATTTATTGAAAAACTTTTTAAAGAGAAAATTTAAAAATTTAAAACTTTAA
- a CDS encoding methyltransferase domain-containing protein, with translation MNLKILELGPGDSIASAIIGFCHGASCIYLVDVDNYVTKDLNFYKRLISTLKSKGLKTPNISEANSIEDILTTCNCIYLTNGLASLKTLRKNSIDYVWSHSVLEHIRKYQFFEVQKELKRLLKPSGLASHSIDFQDHLDYGLNNLRFSEEIWESSFFANAGFYTNRIPALKMHSIFEKIGFKIKHKSLGKWPRLPTKRSSMHREFDIFSDSELINRTSYVLLEK, from the coding sequence ATGAATTTAAAGATACTAGAATTAGGACCTGGCGATAGTATAGCTTCTGCAATTATTGGGTTTTGTCATGGTGCTTCATGTATCTATTTAGTTGATGTTGATAATTATGTGACTAAGGATTTGAATTTTTATAAACGACTTATTTCTACTTTAAAGTCTAAAGGATTAAAAACACCTAATATTTCTGAAGCAAATTCAATAGAAGATATACTAACTACTTGTAATTGTATTTATCTTACAAATGGCTTAGCCAGCTTAAAAACGTTAAGAAAAAATAGTATCGATTATGTATGGTCTCATTCAGTATTAGAACATATACGCAAATATCAGTTTTTTGAAGTCCAAAAAGAATTGAAACGATTATTAAAGCCATCTGGTCTTGCTTCACATAGTATAGATTTCCAAGATCATCTTGATTATGGTCTAAATAATCTAAGATTTTCCGAAGAAATTTGGGAGTCAAGTTTTTTTGCAAATGCTGGATTTTATACGAATAGAATACCTGCTTTAAAAATGCACTCTATCTTCGAAAAAATCGGTTTTAAAATAAAACACAAATCATTAGGCAAATGGCCAAGACTTCCTACCAAAAGATCAAGCATGCACAGAGAATTTGATATATTTTCTGATTCAGAATTAATAAATCGTACATCTTATGTTTTGCTAGAAAAATAA
- the pseC gene encoding UDP-4-amino-4,6-dideoxy-N-acetyl-beta-L-altrosamine transaminase — translation MSSLKKNDYIPYGLHSVTEEDIEAVTDVLRNKPLTQGLKVEEFENAISKQVCADYCVAVNSATSALHLSCLALGVSDNDIVWTSPISFVASANCALYCGAKIDFVDINPSTGLLDVSKLKIKLKKAAANNSLPKVIIPVHLAGSSCNMQEIFNLSKIYNFSIIEDASHAIGAEYKESKVGSCKYSSITVFSFHPVKIITTGEGGAATTNDTQIANSLKKLRSHGIVKDHNKFINSAEGSWNYEQQSLGFNYRITDIQAALGLSQLKRLKKITEERNYLLNFYRDILKDLPISFLEIPEFNYSSVHLAIIRLKKISKKYYYNVFEGLKDNNIGVQLHYKPIYKNPYFEKFKFNKEEFQGAEIYESSAISIPLFPGLKPKQQMRIKEILQKLL, via the coding sequence ATGAGTAGTTTAAAAAAAAACGACTATATACCTTATGGATTACATTCAGTCACAGAAGAGGATATTGAAGCTGTTACTGATGTTCTTAGGAATAAGCCTTTAACTCAAGGGCTAAAAGTTGAGGAGTTTGAAAATGCAATTTCTAAGCAAGTTTGCGCCGATTATTGTGTAGCAGTTAATAGTGCCACAAGTGCTCTCCATTTGTCTTGCCTAGCTCTAGGAGTATCAGATAATGATATAGTCTGGACCTCTCCAATATCTTTTGTTGCTTCTGCCAATTGTGCTTTATATTGTGGAGCAAAAATTGACTTTGTTGACATAAATCCTTCAACAGGTTTATTAGATGTCTCTAAATTAAAAATAAAGCTTAAAAAGGCAGCAGCAAATAATTCCCTACCAAAAGTAATAATTCCAGTACACCTCGCGGGCAGTTCATGTAATATGCAAGAAATCTTTAATTTATCCAAAATATATAATTTTTCCATTATTGAAGATGCTAGTCATGCTATTGGAGCTGAATATAAAGAAAGTAAAGTAGGGAGTTGTAAATATAGTTCTATAACTGTTTTTAGTTTTCATCCTGTAAAAATAATAACCACTGGAGAAGGAGGCGCAGCGACAACTAACGACACCCAAATTGCAAATAGCTTAAAAAAACTTAGATCTCATGGAATTGTTAAAGATCATAATAAATTTATCAATTCTGCCGAAGGAAGTTGGAATTATGAGCAGCAATCTCTTGGTTTTAACTATAGGATTACTGATATTCAAGCTGCCCTAGGCTTAAGTCAACTAAAAAGGCTTAAAAAAATAACAGAGGAAAGAAATTACCTATTAAATTTTTATAGAGATATATTAAAAGATTTGCCTATCAGTTTTTTAGAAATACCTGAATTTAATTACTCCTCAGTACATCTTGCGATAATAAGGTTAAAGAAAATATCAAAAAAGTATTATTATAATGTCTTTGAAGGTTTAAAAGATAACAATATAGGAGTTCAACTTCATTATAAACCTATTTATAAGAATCCATATTTCGAAAAATTCAAATTTAATAAAGAGGAATTTCAAGGTGCTGAGATATATGAATCGTCCGCTATAAGTATTCCTCTATTTCCAGGTTTAAAGCCTAAACAACAAATGAGAATTAAAGAAATACTTCAAAAATTACTATAA
- a CDS encoding glycosyltransferase family 2 protein, whose amino-acid sequence MELPLITIGISSYNASRTIERSVCSALSQSWRPIEIIIVDDCSNDGTYEKLLKMSSKYKDIRVFKNNKNYGIGFVRNLIIKKSRGKFLAFFDDDDESMPDRLKLQYKKIVEYEKHLNSSSLVICHSSRNVIYPNGKIRLEKALGSKNTHLIPFGKSVAKRILLGKPLKNGYGACPTCSQMARISTYHAVDGFDEKFRRSEDTDLCIRLAIKGAHFVGINQPLVLQKMTKTPEKNIDIEFKFAKMLLKKHKNFIAKYGKYEFCFDWQKIKYCFYKRDLKKFIASLLVLIMRYPKETLLRLFQSLRSIQLNIDYSLFHK is encoded by the coding sequence ATGGAATTACCTTTAATAACAATTGGCATATCATCCTATAATGCTTCTAGAACAATAGAGAGATCAGTTTGTTCAGCATTATCTCAATCATGGAGACCAATAGAAATAATAATAGTTGATGATTGTTCTAACGATGGAACATATGAGAAGCTATTAAAAATGTCATCAAAATATAAAGATATTAGAGTTTTTAAAAATAATAAAAATTATGGAATAGGATTCGTACGTAATTTAATCATAAAAAAATCGCGTGGAAAATTCTTAGCTTTTTTTGATGATGATGATGAAAGTATGCCAGATAGATTAAAATTACAATATAAAAAAATAGTAGAATATGAAAAACATCTTAACTCTTCATCTCTTGTAATTTGTCATAGTAGTCGCAATGTAATTTATCCAAATGGGAAAATAAGATTAGAAAAAGCGTTAGGGTCAAAAAATACTCATCTAATACCTTTTGGAAAATCAGTTGCCAAAAGAATTCTTTTAGGAAAACCTCTAAAAAACGGTTATGGAGCTTGTCCTACTTGTAGTCAAATGGCGAGGATTTCAACTTATCATGCAGTAGATGGATTTGACGAAAAATTTCGACGCTCAGAAGATACAGATTTATGCATTAGGCTTGCAATAAAAGGAGCTCATTTTGTAGGAATAAACCAACCACTTGTCTTACAAAAGATGACTAAAACTCCTGAAAAGAATATAGATATTGAGTTTAAATTTGCGAAAATGCTTCTTAAAAAACATAAAAACTTTATTGCCAAATACGGAAAATATGAGTTCTGTTTTGATTGGCAAAAAATTAAATATTGTTTTTACAAAAGAGACCTAAAAAAGTTTATTGCTTCTTTGTTGGTTTTGATAATGAGATATCCCAAAGAAACTTTGCTGCGTTTATTTCAATCATTAAGAAGTATCCAACTAAACATTGATTACTCACTATTTCACAAATAG
- a CDS encoding ABC transporter ATP-binding protein codes for MLKTYKKIWGLLLVRERKQAFFLLLLMVIFGVVETFNIVSIFPLVSVLSDPRLIQTNNYLNSIYKYFDFQSNDQFLVFLTSAVFFITITRTLFNGFLNHSILRYTQMRNKDLSIRLLNSYLNRPYVYFLTKHSAEMAKTILSEVEAVIYGSLVPSLELISRSIIAIFVVSAVLFAKPVVAFIAILTFSICYGFIYFLIRKYLLKKASERIEANKNRFLISQEALKGIKEIQVKDATNAYLKNFKKATDIFHRLRVNTSLAKLIPNLFIQISVTGGILVVILVLLTQTGGNYTEIIPLVAFYAFAGMRILPVAQGIFKNLTSIRSGKPALEILYKELVRSKLKKNCFPLEVLSPIKNKIEIQNISFAYPDSRRDVIKDLSITIDAKTSVAFVGSTGAGKSTTIDLILGLLEPDNGCIKVDNIPLTRKNIKSWQKSIGYVPQSIFIADDTIARNIALGSNSKRLDYDQIRKVASLANLDKFIENDLPFSYETKVGEAGVKLSGGQRQRLGIARALYSNPKVLIFDEATSALDNLTEKAIIDSINNLKNSITLIMIAHRLSTIKNCDKIFHLESGELRSFGTFVELQKSDALFKKMSSNFF; via the coding sequence ATGCTAAAAACATATAAAAAAATTTGGGGTTTGCTCCTAGTAAGAGAGAGAAAGCAGGCATTTTTTTTACTTTTATTAATGGTTATTTTTGGAGTTGTAGAGACATTTAACATAGTTTCAATATTTCCTCTTGTCTCGGTTCTATCAGATCCTAGATTAATCCAAACCAATAATTATTTAAATTCAATTTATAAATACTTTGACTTTCAATCTAATGATCAATTCCTTGTCTTTTTAACAAGTGCAGTTTTTTTTATAACCATCACAAGAACATTATTTAATGGTTTTTTAAATCATTCCATTCTTCGATATACCCAGATGAGGAACAAAGACTTAAGTATAAGATTACTCAATTCTTATTTAAATAGACCTTATGTCTATTTTTTGACAAAACATAGTGCAGAAATGGCAAAAACAATCCTTTCTGAAGTTGAAGCAGTTATTTATGGTAGTCTCGTCCCAAGTTTAGAGTTAATTTCGAGATCAATTATAGCAATATTTGTTGTATCGGCTGTTCTATTTGCAAAGCCTGTAGTTGCTTTTATTGCAATTTTAACTTTTTCAATTTGTTATGGATTTATTTATTTTCTAATAAGAAAATATCTTTTAAAAAAAGCTTCTGAAAGAATAGAGGCAAACAAAAACCGTTTTTTAATTTCTCAAGAAGCACTTAAAGGAATAAAAGAAATTCAGGTAAAGGATGCAACAAATGCATATTTAAAAAATTTCAAAAAAGCAACAGATATTTTCCACAGATTAAGAGTTAATACTTCATTAGCAAAACTTATTCCAAATTTATTTATACAAATTTCTGTTACTGGAGGTATTTTGGTAGTCATATTAGTTCTTTTAACGCAAACCGGAGGTAATTATACTGAGATAATTCCTTTAGTAGCCTTTTACGCATTTGCAGGAATGAGAATACTGCCTGTTGCGCAAGGTATTTTTAAAAATCTAACTTCGATAAGATCAGGCAAACCTGCCCTTGAGATTTTGTATAAAGAGTTAGTTAGATCAAAGTTGAAGAAAAATTGTTTTCCTTTAGAAGTATTATCTCCAATTAAAAATAAAATTGAAATTCAGAATATCTCCTTTGCTTATCCAGATTCAAGAAGAGACGTTATTAAAGACTTATCGATAACAATTGATGCGAAAACTAGCGTAGCCTTTGTAGGTTCAACTGGGGCTGGTAAATCTACAACAATTGACCTAATTCTTGGTTTATTAGAGCCAGATAATGGTTGTATCAAAGTAGATAATATCCCACTCACTAGAAAAAATATAAAAAGTTGGCAAAAGTCGATCGGCTACGTTCCCCAGAGTATCTTTATTGCGGACGATACAATCGCAAGAAATATTGCTTTAGGATCAAATTCAAAGAGACTTGATTATGATCAAATAAGAAAAGTTGCAAGTCTTGCGAATCTTGATAAATTCATAGAAAATGATCTCCCATTCTCTTACGAAACTAAAGTTGGAGAGGCAGGCGTTAAATTATCGGGAGGTCAAAGACAAAGACTTGGGATTGCCAGAGCACTTTATAGTAACCCAAAAGTTCTAATATTTGATGAAGCTACTAGCGCTTTAGATAATCTTACAGAAAAAGCTATTATTGATAGTATTAATAATTTAAAAAATTCCATAACCTTAATTATGATCGCTCATAGGTTATCAACTATAAAAAATTGCGATAAAATTTTTCACCTGGAAAGTGGAGAATTAAGAAGTTTTGGGACATTTGTAGAGTTACAAAAGTCTGATGCACTTTTTAAAAAAATGTCTTCTAATTTTTTTTAA
- the pseF gene encoding pseudaminic acid cytidylyltransferase, whose product MNLLIIPARGGSKRIPRKNIKNFKGKPIIEWAITESMKLNLFDKFIVSTDDEEIAEISAKAGFEIPFLRPKNLADDYTSTRDVVIHAINFFNEKNVEFEKVCCLYPTTPLLDAEDISNAFQILKKSQKNVYVFSASIYSHPIQRSFFIEKNGLSKMFFPESFCERTQDLKSAFHDAGQFYIASAKTWLNNKNIFENGLPYILPQSKSIDIDTLDDWKLAELMHAINKK is encoded by the coding sequence ATGAATTTGCTCATAATTCCTGCAAGAGGAGGTAGTAAAAGAATACCAAGGAAAAATATAAAAAATTTCAAAGGAAAACCAATTATAGAATGGGCTATTACTGAATCAATGAAATTAAATCTTTTTGACAAATTTATAGTAAGCACAGATGATGAAGAAATTGCAGAAATTTCAGCTAAAGCAGGATTTGAAATACCTTTTTTGAGACCAAAGAATTTAGCTGATGATTACACTTCAACAAGGGATGTAGTTATTCATGCTATTAATTTCTTTAATGAAAAAAATGTTGAATTTGAAAAAGTTTGCTGTCTTTATCCTACGACTCCATTACTTGATGCCGAAGATATATCTAACGCTTTTCAAATTCTAAAAAAATCACAAAAAAATGTCTATGTTTTTTCTGCTTCAATATACTCCCATCCTATTCAGAGATCATTTTTTATAGAAAAAAATGGATTGTCAAAAATGTTTTTCCCTGAAAGTTTTTGCGAAAGAACTCAAGACTTAAAGTCCGCTTTTCATGATGCAGGTCAATTTTATATAGCTTCAGCAAAAACATGGTTAAATAATAAAAATATTTTCGAGAATGGCTTGCCATATATCCTCCCACAAAGTAAGTCAATTGATATTGATACTTTAGATGACTGGAAATTAGCAGAATTAATGCATGCAATAAACAAAAAATAA
- a CDS encoding class I SAM-dependent methyltransferase, whose amino-acid sequence MNKNSSLYENYINDLKIYSKQPNETRLVANQLLRMHSEICKRESPVVLELGVDRGQSTKVFLNAIHNKQESHLISVDIRDCSEVADSNLWTFVKMDSSKVNDIIKEAPVLNDGIDVIYIDSLHTPKHVYKEVYGWFPFLKKGGVIFFDDIDSNPYLKGQRKDNVGIEISNRKILELIESIFLSNINIVNLEIFKGSTGLARLEKICEKGINLQSPKIIKKRNNTFFWKLLNIFSKRKQYTHSTKTNESFLIDVTKY is encoded by the coding sequence ATGAATAAAAATTCATCTTTATATGAAAATTATATAAATGATCTTAAAATTTACTCAAAGCAACCTAATGAAACTCGCTTAGTTGCAAATCAGCTATTGCGGATGCATAGTGAGATTTGCAAAAGGGAATCCCCAGTTGTTTTGGAATTAGGGGTAGATAGGGGTCAAAGTACGAAAGTTTTTCTAAATGCTATTCATAACAAACAAGAATCACATTTAATTTCGGTCGATATTCGAGATTGTTCTGAGGTCGCAGACTCAAATCTTTGGACATTTGTAAAGATGGATTCAAGTAAAGTCAACGATATTATTAAAGAGGCTCCTGTTCTCAATGATGGTATAGATGTTATTTATATAGACTCTCTTCATACACCCAAACATGTTTATAAAGAAGTTTACGGATGGTTCCCTTTTTTAAAAAAAGGTGGTGTTATTTTTTTTGATGACATAGATTCCAATCCTTATTTAAAAGGTCAAAGAAAAGATAATGTAGGAATTGAAATATCAAATAGAAAAATCCTTGAACTAATAGAATCTATTTTTTTATCTAACATAAATATTGTTAACCTTGAAATATTTAAAGGTTCAACAGGACTTGCTAGATTAGAAAAAATTTGCGAAAAAGGAATAAATCTTCAATCTCCCAAAATAATCAAAAAAAGGAATAACACTTTTTTCTGGAAACTTCTAAATATTTTTTCTAAAAGAAAGCAGTATACTCACAGTACTAAGACTAATGAAAGTTTTCTAATTGACGTTACCAAATATTAA
- a CDS encoding putative nucleotide-diphospho-sugar transferase, giving the protein MDRTISNHAICYVAFGELYIAQALLSIKSLKKIDNQTKIVLITNIKFNLDLIEFWDKSKDEILLFPESLTKNRNYKTNIDKYVNAEKVAYIDSDTIVLSDFSMAWNFLDYFDICFKFNPVRQKKQGKGDILILDKKYKVQQLPHFNGGLFFFKKSKVTIDFFRMWNESFKKFDLPYDQISLNESLFKSKVRILPLTAEWNYFPDLNFFRGKIRKPIIFHYTNRISFVIEKELLKIADLTSLNKLNIKEKIKQRRKERRKKIGRFEWLKLLSLWIINFTSEKKRLNL; this is encoded by the coding sequence ATGGATAGAACTATAAGTAATCATGCAATTTGCTATGTAGCTTTTGGTGAACTTTATATAGCACAAGCTTTATTATCAATAAAGTCTTTAAAGAAAATAGATAATCAAACAAAAATAGTTTTGATAACTAATATAAAATTCAATCTAGATTTGATTGAGTTTTGGGATAAAAGCAAAGATGAAATACTTTTATTTCCGGAATCTCTCACCAAAAATAGAAATTACAAAACAAATATTGACAAATATGTAAATGCAGAGAAAGTTGCTTACATAGACAGCGATACGATTGTTTTATCCGACTTTTCTATGGCATGGAATTTTCTAGATTATTTTGATATTTGTTTTAAATTTAACCCTGTAAGACAAAAAAAACAGGGGAAAGGTGACATTTTAATACTTGATAAAAAATATAAAGTCCAACAATTACCTCATTTTAATGGAGGTTTATTCTTCTTTAAAAAGTCAAAAGTAACTATTGATTTTTTTCGAATGTGGAATGAAAGTTTTAAGAAATTTGATTTACCTTATGATCAAATAAGTCTTAATGAATCATTATTTAAGTCCAAAGTAAGAATACTTCCATTAACTGCTGAATGGAACTATTTCCCAGATCTAAATTTCTTTAGAGGTAAAATAAGAAAACCAATTATTTTTCATTACACAAACAGAATTTCTTTTGTTATAGAAAAAGAACTTTTGAAGATAGCAGATCTTACTAGTCTTAATAAATTAAATATAAAAGAGAAAATCAAGCAAAGACGAAAAGAGAGAAGAAAAAAAATTGGTCGTTTTGAATGGTTAAAATTATTGTCACTTTGGATAATTAACTTCACGTCAGAGAAGAAAAGACTTAATCTCTAA
- a CDS encoding surface carbohydrate biosynthesis protein — MINSQRKEVYIPIEIKPREFISQLLLSAELAKIGLRVYLGSKKSIDDLVENKKNKQGTYLYKGGGGTINKFKKLSKLVSSIAVLDQEISPCLIDSGVTIKNRFVKGCLKYVSRLYYVGPETKKKASEVLEDIDASLIKAYGWPRVDIWQPSLHHIWKDQIRDIKKKFPQPFLLFTSDFGCNSEKLLAERCLALEKRGRRKTAKDISWFKNLYRNHHKKYLEFINFLPLLDADEDIPTIIIRPHPSEDHSCWEEDVRHLSKIHVVYEGTISPWILSSEGVLHRGCTSAIEAAISRKKFAILSNFAIKNSGSIASVISTEIKSLDTLKIWLKQRYEEKIENSSFYPLLKDHINFSNKKAAEEIAQDLSSLSGEKVFPSDLNIKKSTKSKIKIFFYKLKNKIFRKKDYVPKLPKKNKMQDGIKLLECKYFLELIYPELFFSIHETNKDLIKIEFNNLD, encoded by the coding sequence ATGATTAACTCTCAAAGAAAAGAAGTATACATACCAATAGAAATAAAGCCACGAGAATTTATATCTCAGTTATTACTAAGTGCTGAATTAGCAAAAATAGGTTTGAGGGTTTATCTTGGTTCAAAAAAATCAATTGATGATTTAGTAGAGAATAAGAAAAATAAACAGGGTACCTATTTATATAAAGGTGGAGGCGGAACTATCAACAAGTTTAAAAAATTATCAAAACTCGTCAGTTCTATAGCTGTGCTTGATCAGGAGATAAGTCCTTGCCTAATTGACTCAGGGGTTACTATAAAAAATAGATTTGTAAAAGGATGTCTTAAATATGTGTCTAGGTTGTATTATGTTGGTCCAGAAACAAAAAAGAAAGCATCTGAAGTTTTAGAGGATATTGACGCCAGCCTAATAAAAGCCTATGGATGGCCTAGAGTTGATATATGGCAACCATCACTTCATCATATTTGGAAAGATCAAATAAGAGATATTAAGAAAAAATTTCCCCAACCATTTCTCTTATTTACATCTGATTTTGGTTGTAATTCAGAAAAACTTCTTGCAGAAAGATGCCTAGCGCTAGAAAAAAGGGGTCGCCGCAAGACAGCAAAAGATATAAGTTGGTTCAAGAATTTGTATAGGAATCACCACAAAAAATATCTTGAATTTATTAATTTTTTGCCCTTGCTAGACGCTGACGAAGATATTCCAACAATCATTATTAGACCTCACCCATCAGAAGATCATTCATGTTGGGAAGAAGATGTTCGGCATCTTTCAAAAATACATGTTGTTTATGAGGGCACTATTAGCCCTTGGATATTAAGTAGTGAAGGAGTTCTACATCGAGGATGTACTTCAGCTATTGAAGCCGCAATTTCAAGAAAGAAATTTGCAATTCTTTCAAATTTTGCAATTAAAAATAGTGGATCAATAGCTTCTGTGATTTCAACAGAAATAAAGAGTCTGGATACATTAAAAATCTGGCTGAAACAAAGATATGAAGAAAAAATAGAAAATTCAAGTTTTTATCCTTTGCTAAAAGATCATATAAATTTTTCAAACAAAAAAGCTGCTGAAGAAATTGCTCAAGACTTATCCTCATTATCGGGAGAAAAAGTTTTCCCCTCCGATTTGAATATTAAAAAATCAACTAAATCTAAAATAAAAATATTTTTTTATAAATTAAAGAATAAAATCTTTAGAAAAAAAGACTATGTTCCTAAATTGCCTAAAAAAAATAAAATGCAAGATGGAATTAAACTACTGGAGTGCAAATATTTTTTAGAATTAATTTATCCAGAACTTTTTTTCTCAATTCATGAGACAAATAAAGATTTAATAAAAATTGAATTTAATAATTTAGATTAA
- a CDS encoding glycosyltransferase produces the protein MKKKPLITIAITCFNAEKTIERALLSAINQDWTNFEIIVVDDASTDSSKEILKKYESKYININVIYQFKNKGCAYSRNQLIANANGDFIAFFDDDDFSSSKRIRLQYEHLINYEKVQATKFVACFASGFRIYPNSYKKNILAVGAFGQPPIGFQMVNYLLFNERMKGIDYGAGVPTCSLLARTIVLKNAGGFDSKIRRQEDIDFAIRLAKNGCHFIGIKEQVIKQYVSFTNDKSALIEYKSSLLVIEKNKDYLVSKRLYNYMKLWVKIKFFHLSKNDFVAFFVLLAIFFSYPIRTVKHFSRSSFNRFLHEQFINSTPKRLMIKRNCVKFLNYLINIFNHE, from the coding sequence ATGAAAAAAAAGCCCCTAATTACTATTGCAATAACCTGTTTTAATGCAGAAAAAACTATAGAGAGAGCTCTTTTAAGTGCTATAAATCAAGATTGGACGAATTTTGAAATCATTGTTGTTGACGATGCATCTACAGACTCTTCAAAAGAAATACTAAAAAAATATGAATCAAAATATATAAATATAAATGTTATTTATCAATTTAAAAATAAAGGTTGTGCCTATTCAAGAAACCAACTTATTGCAAATGCTAATGGAGATTTTATTGCCTTCTTTGATGACGATGATTTCAGTAGTTCTAAACGGATAAGGTTGCAATATGAACATCTTATAAATTATGAAAAGGTTCAAGCTACGAAATTTGTTGCTTGCTTTGCATCTGGTTTTAGAATTTATCCAAATAGTTATAAAAAAAATATCTTAGCAGTAGGAGCTTTTGGTCAGCCGCCAATTGGATTTCAAATGGTTAATTATCTTTTATTTAATGAGCGTATGAAAGGTATTGATTATGGAGCAGGAGTACCGACTTGCTCACTACTTGCACGAACTATCGTTTTAAAAAATGCAGGAGGGTTTGATTCAAAGATTAGACGTCAAGAAGATATTGACTTTGCTATTAGGCTTGCAAAAAATGGATGTCATTTTATTGGAATAAAAGAACAAGTGATTAAGCAATATGTATCTTTTACAAATGATAAAAGCGCTCTAATAGAGTATAAGAGTTCACTTTTAGTGATAGAAAAAAATAAGGATTATCTAGTATCTAAAAGATTATATAATTACATGAAATTATGGGTTAAAATAAAATTTTTTCATTTAAGCAAAAATGATTTTGTAGCTTTTTTTGTTCTTTTAGCAATCTTTTTTTCATATCCTATTAGAACTGTTAAACATTTTTCTAGATCAAGTTTTAACAGGTTTTTACATGAGCAATTTATAAATTCTACTCCCAAAAGACTTATGATAAAAAGGAATTGTGTTAAATTTTTAAATTATCTGATTAATATTTTCAACCATGAATAA